One segment of Metallosphaera cuprina Ar-4 DNA contains the following:
- the glyS gene encoding glycine--tRNA ligase yields the protein MPDSEKVIELAKRRGIFWPSYEIYGGVAGLYDIGPIGTRIRNKIVQMWRRIFVEENSEFVVEIETPMITPSKVLEASGHVENFTDPIVECTKCHKIYRADHLIEETVHVVVEGLKPSDLTSLISEKGIKCPACGGDLGEVRNFNLLFSTNIGPYSGNVGYLRPETAQGMFTAFKRVYETTRQKLPLGIAQVGEVARNEISPRQGLVRMREFTIMEVEFFIDPEDKDVPWLEKFYDDEINVLFSNSKEKGERPSRIKIKEMVDEKLVVNPWMAFWMASASKFVQSIGIAKENFYFEEKLPYERAHYSSQTFDQIVEVLGEKVEISGHAYRGNYDLSRHSKFSNEDLTVFKKFDNPRVVKRKTILINKDKLKNNPELQKEVMSLISGKNADQIELLVNSGAEIKDRKLSEFIQIIEREEKEHGIKFYPHVVEPSFGVERCLYLSLLSAYKEKKDRVVLSLPKNIVPYQVAVFPLLDREELTAKAKKIYNMLKDNFEVLYDDSGSIGKRYARVDEIGVPYAITVDPQSLSDDTVTVRDRDTWEQVRIKTQDLNTFIQKLFSDKGFSMVSGEAKR from the coding sequence ATGCCAGATTCTGAGAAAGTGATCGAATTAGCAAAGAGGAGAGGGATATTCTGGCCCTCATATGAGATATATGGAGGAGTGGCTGGGCTATACGATATAGGCCCTATAGGAACTAGAATAAGGAACAAAATCGTCCAAATGTGGAGGAGGATATTCGTTGAAGAAAATAGTGAGTTCGTAGTTGAAATAGAAACACCTATGATCACACCGTCAAAGGTTCTAGAAGCAAGTGGACATGTAGAGAACTTTACTGATCCAATAGTGGAGTGCACAAAATGTCACAAAATCTATAGGGCGGATCATTTGATAGAGGAAACGGTTCATGTTGTCGTAGAGGGGCTCAAACCATCGGATCTCACTTCGTTAATTTCAGAAAAGGGTATAAAGTGCCCAGCTTGTGGAGGAGATTTAGGTGAGGTTAGAAACTTCAATTTGCTATTTTCAACTAACATAGGCCCCTATTCAGGAAACGTAGGTTACCTGAGACCAGAAACCGCTCAAGGTATGTTTACAGCCTTTAAGAGAGTGTATGAAACTACGAGACAAAAGCTACCTCTTGGTATAGCTCAAGTGGGGGAAGTAGCCAGAAATGAGATTTCACCAAGACAAGGTCTAGTCAGGATGAGGGAATTCACTATAATGGAAGTGGAATTCTTTATAGATCCTGAAGATAAGGACGTACCTTGGCTAGAGAAGTTTTACGATGACGAGATAAATGTCCTCTTTTCTAACTCAAAGGAGAAGGGAGAGAGACCTAGTAGGATAAAGATAAAGGAAATGGTTGATGAGAAGCTTGTTGTCAATCCCTGGATGGCATTTTGGATGGCCTCCGCTTCTAAGTTCGTTCAATCTATAGGTATAGCAAAGGAGAACTTTTACTTTGAAGAAAAGTTGCCATATGAAAGGGCTCACTACTCATCACAGACGTTTGACCAAATAGTGGAAGTTTTAGGTGAGAAGGTAGAGATATCTGGTCATGCATACAGAGGAAACTATGACCTTAGTAGACATTCTAAGTTCAGTAACGAGGATCTTACAGTATTCAAAAAATTTGATAATCCAAGAGTAGTAAAAAGAAAGACTATACTGATTAATAAAGACAAACTAAAAAATAACCCAGAGCTTCAGAAGGAAGTTATGAGCCTTATCTCAGGGAAAAACGCTGATCAGATAGAGTTACTAGTAAACAGTGGTGCCGAGATAAAGGATAGAAAATTAAGTGAATTTATACAAATAATAGAAAGAGAAGAAAAAGAGCATGGGATCAAATTCTATCCGCACGTTGTAGAACCTTCGTTCGGCGTGGAGAGGTGCCTTTATTTGAGCCTTCTTTCGGCATATAAGGAAAAAAAGGATAGGGTTGTGCTTTCCTTACCTAAAAATATAGTACCATATCAAGTCGCAGTTTTCCCTCTGCTGGATAGAGAGGAACTCACAGCTAAGGCCAAAAAGATCTATAACATGCTAAAGGACAATTTCGAGGTACTTTATGACGATTCGGGCAGTATAGGTAAACGATATGCTAGAGTGGATGAAATAGGTGTTCCTTACGCTATCACTGTGGATCCTCAAAGCTTATCGGATGACACTGTAACTGTAAGAGACAGAGATACTTGGGAACAAGTCAGAATAAAAACGCAAGATCTAAATACGTTTATTCAGAAGTTATTTAGTGATAAAGGTTTTAGTATGGTATCAGGAGAGGCGAAAAGATGA
- the speB gene encoding agmatinase, whose product MSDSRLLYLNENSQKFGIYKSGSPFALMGIPMDITSSFRPGSRFAPQKIRQVSQFIEYLSIRSGIDMSNVGFVDYGDIVLHPSDVAENIERITQVTSYLSDLKKIVVSIGGEHTVTVGTVLGTKADCVLSFDAHLDLRDEYMGYKYDHACVQRRLSEKGVMIIEIGNRAMGSDEIEYARSNKIPFFTSHEVKLLGPQEVAKKVINFLSPCKRVYITYDMDVLDPSYAPGVATPEPEGLDVSTVLDIMNLVVDDRVVGFDVVEVSPPYDPSEITSVVAAKLILETSAKIKTRLP is encoded by the coding sequence ATGTCAGACTCTAGACTATTGTATTTGAACGAAAATTCACAAAAATTTGGAATATATAAGTCTGGATCACCATTTGCACTGATGGGTATACCGATGGATATAACAAGTAGTTTTAGACCAGGAAGTAGATTCGCTCCACAAAAAATAAGGCAAGTATCACAGTTTATTGAATATCTTTCCATAAGATCCGGGATTGATATGTCGAATGTTGGTTTCGTAGATTATGGTGATATAGTACTCCACCCTTCAGATGTCGCAGAGAATATTGAAAGGATAACCCAGGTGACTAGTTACTTATCTGATCTGAAGAAGATAGTTGTATCGATAGGAGGTGAGCATACGGTAACTGTTGGTACAGTCTTAGGAACTAAGGCAGATTGCGTTCTAAGCTTCGATGCTCACCTTGATCTGCGCGATGAATACATGGGGTATAAGTACGATCATGCATGCGTTCAAAGGAGATTGAGCGAGAAGGGTGTTATGATTATTGAGATAGGAAACAGAGCTATGGGATCGGATGAGATCGAATATGCTAGATCTAACAAAATTCCGTTCTTCACATCACATGAAGTCAAATTGCTGGGACCTCAAGAGGTAGCAAAGAAGGTAATAAATTTCCTTAGTCCCTGTAAAAGAGTATATATAACATATGACATGGACGTCCTAGATCCGTCATATGCTCCTGGAGTTGCGACTCCAGAACCTGAGGGGCTCGACGTATCTACCGTGTTAGATATAATGAACTTGGTTGTAGACGATAGAGTAGTAGGTTTCGATGTAGTTGAGGTTTCACCACCATACGACCCATCTGAGATAACGTCAGTAGTTGCTGCAAAGCTCATCCTTGAGACTTCCGCAAAAATAAAAACTAGATTGCCTTAA
- a CDS encoding DNA-directed RNA polymerase subunit P has translation MGDLFRCGKCWKTFDSDKLRVLPGVRCPYCGYNIIYMIRKPTIKAVKAI, from the coding sequence ATGGGAGACTTATTTAGATGTGGCAAATGCTGGAAGACCTTTGATAGTGATAAGCTAAGAGTGCTTCCTGGTGTGAGATGTCCATATTGTGGCTATAACATAATTTATATGATTAGAAAGCCAACAATAAAAGCAGTTAAGGCAATCTAG
- a CDS encoding translation initiation factor: protein MADNLCGGLPPEVCEQLNKEEEFIKIKLEKRRYGKEVTVIEGLGDDADLKKIASELKSKLAAGGTVKNGRIEIQGDHRDRAKDLLIKLGFPESNIMVIE from the coding sequence ATGGCAGACAATTTGTGTGGAGGACTTCCACCGGAAGTATGTGAACAATTAAACAAAGAAGAAGAGTTCATAAAAATAAAGTTAGAAAAGAGAAGATACGGGAAAGAAGTGACGGTTATAGAAGGGCTTGGTGACGACGCAGATCTGAAGAAGATTGCGTCCGAGCTAAAGTCAAAGTTAGCGGCTGGAGGAACCGTGAAAAACGGTAGAATAGAGATCCAGGGAGATCACAGGGATAGAGCGAAAGATTTGCTGATAAAGCTAGGCTTCCCGGAATCAAACATAATGGTTATAGAATAA
- a CDS encoding transcription initiation factor IIB yields the protein MSKENSSDNECPQDKIIFDADRGEYICSENGEVIEERIVDQGPEWRAFTPEEKEKRSRVGGPLNQTIHDRGLSTLIDWKDKDAIGRNLDPKRRLEVLRWRKWQIRARIQSSIDRNLAQAMNELERIGNLLGLPKSVKDEGALIYRKAVEKGLVRGRSIESVVAAAIYASCRRMKIARTLDEIAQYTKANRKEVARCYRLLLRELNVGVPVSDPKDYVTRIGSLLGLSGASMKLAAEILDKAKNVGLTAGKDPAGLAAAAIYIAALLNEERRTQKEIAQVAGVTEVTVRNRYKELIQELKIEIQNQ from the coding sequence ATGAGTAAGGAAAACTCATCTGATAACGAGTGCCCCCAAGATAAAATTATTTTCGATGCAGACAGGGGGGAATACATATGCTCTGAAAACGGGGAGGTCATAGAAGAAAGAATAGTAGATCAAGGTCCAGAATGGAGAGCTTTTACTCCAGAGGAGAAGGAAAAGAGAAGCCGTGTTGGTGGTCCGCTTAATCAAACAATTCATGACAGAGGTCTTTCCACATTAATAGACTGGAAAGATAAGGACGCTATAGGAAGGAACTTGGACCCTAAGAGAAGGCTGGAAGTTCTCAGATGGAGAAAATGGCAAATTAGGGCTAGGATTCAAAGTTCTATTGACAGAAACTTAGCCCAGGCTATGAACGAGTTAGAGAGGATAGGAAATCTTCTGGGCCTGCCTAAATCCGTCAAGGATGAAGGGGCCCTGATCTATAGAAAAGCAGTAGAAAAGGGGCTAGTTAGAGGAAGGTCTATAGAGAGCGTTGTCGCAGCAGCCATTTACGCCTCATGTAGAAGAATGAAGATAGCTAGAACCCTTGATGAGATAGCCCAATACACTAAAGCCAATAGAAAAGAAGTAGCTAGATGCTACAGGCTCTTACTTAGGGAGCTTAATGTCGGTGTACCTGTTAGTGACCCTAAGGACTACGTAACCAGGATTGGTTCACTTCTTGGACTTAGTGGAGCTTCAATGAAATTAGCTGCTGAAATATTAGATAAGGCTAAAAATGTGGGTCTTACTGCAGGTAAAGATCCAGCAGGGTTGGCAGCAGCTGCAATATACATAGCGGCTCTACTTAACGAGGAGAGAAGAACACAAAAAGAGATAGCACAGGTGGCCGGAGTTACCGAAGTTACAGTTAGAAACAGGTATAAAGAATTAATTCAGGAACTAAAGATAGAAATACAAAACCAATAA
- a CDS encoding TIGR00304 family membrane protein, which produces MRLTLVGMALIFIGFLILLASTFAGPLSGSSFSGVVLIGPIPIIFGKGYSGDIIQLMIIGIIFTIIALIFFLSSIWIFRRSNPKMD; this is translated from the coding sequence ATGAGATTAACCCTAGTTGGCATGGCTCTTATATTTATTGGTTTTCTAATTTTACTAGCTTCGACTTTTGCGGGACCTCTCTCTGGGTCATCTTTTAGCGGTGTGGTTCTGATAGGACCCATACCAATTATTTTCGGAAAGGGATACTCTGGAGATATAATACAGCTGATGATAATTGGAATTATATTTACTATAATAGCTCTGATTTTCTTCTTGTCGTCTATCTGGATATTCAGGAGATCAAATCCAAAGATGGATTGA
- a CDS encoding translation elongation factor gives MYQGNVLSVLASRNDIAKHLAEKLGKLHEDGKIQIFYRRKNDYIRSILSTSEYPEKILSAAEIISLSSRSFLYIGESLSWMDGELALLSTASGINTTVITTRSEDDIRKMFKGTSIENSQISQEPDDEERVMDDLGVVYVDKSFVVKGVGVVVTGFSLTNLKVHDKLVLLPSMKETEIKSIQVLDEDQEAVGVGVRIGLALRNVKEEEVKDSYLMVKPGTKVTKELNGKMELFPWSQFTEGQLHFVAFGVSIVGKIDKERHDRILLTNPIPIPRRLIVLNVNVKQGKPRVLGYFIPI, from the coding sequence ATGTATCAAGGAAACGTGCTAAGTGTCTTAGCATCAAGGAATGATATAGCTAAGCATTTGGCCGAAAAACTAGGTAAGCTTCATGAGGATGGTAAAATACAAATATTTTACAGGAGGAAAAACGATTATATCAGATCTATTCTTTCAACGAGTGAATATCCAGAGAAGATACTAAGTGCGGCTGAGATAATTAGCTTATCTTCTAGATCATTTCTGTATATAGGAGAAAGCTTGTCATGGATGGATGGGGAACTTGCGCTCTTATCTACAGCTTCTGGTATTAATACAACTGTTATTACCACTAGGTCAGAGGACGATATAAGAAAGATGTTTAAGGGAACGTCTATTGAAAACTCTCAGATATCGCAGGAGCCTGACGACGAAGAGAGAGTTATGGACGATCTAGGAGTAGTGTATGTGGATAAAAGTTTCGTTGTAAAGGGAGTAGGGGTTGTAGTCACAGGATTCTCTCTAACTAATCTTAAAGTTCACGACAAGCTAGTTCTCCTTCCTTCGATGAAGGAGACGGAGATTAAGAGTATCCAAGTCTTAGACGAGGATCAAGAGGCTGTAGGAGTCGGAGTCAGAATAGGACTTGCGCTCAGAAACGTAAAAGAGGAGGAAGTGAAAGACTCCTACTTAATGGTTAAACCAGGAACCAAAGTCACAAAAGAATTGAACGGGAAAATGGAGTTATTTCCCTGGAGTCAATTTACAGAAGGACAACTTCATTTTGTGGCATTTGGAGTGTCAATAGTAGGAAAGATAGATAAAGAGAGACATGACAGGATTCTGCTAACAAATCCTATACCTATCCCAAGAAGACTAATCGTATTGAACGTGAATGTAAAACAGGGAAAACCAAGAGTATTAGGCTATTTTATTCCAATTTAA
- a CDS encoding ABC transporter ATP-binding protein produces the protein MIAAFNLKKYFPVRGSLKNQYVKAVDNVSLKVNKGEVLGIVGESGSGKTTLGRLLIRLLEPTDGEILFDIEDDEVKEYEDAILTKDLERAKKISEKYSLLNKKGNELRKIRIKMNMVFQDPYSSIDPRYRILDVVLEPMLSTGFLKGEEAKRRVYELLEEVGLPRSFAMRYPHELSGGQRQRVAIARALATNPGLLILDEPTSALDVSVQAQILNLLNELKRKKNITMILITHNIAVVSYMANRVAVMYSGKMMEIGDKESVLNNPKHPYTMALISSVPRPEPGSMRKRITLRGDPPNLIDPPKGCVFHPRCPMAFDKCGWTMEEIIEDLNYLIQGKYYDLFEKAEIMQDKEKLLVKNANIAELRKIIESEREVVRSLTSITNVTDNGEITISDYEEPSLYNEGENRKVSCLLYK, from the coding sequence ATGATTGCAGCCTTCAATCTGAAGAAATACTTCCCTGTCAGGGGATCCTTGAAGAACCAATACGTGAAGGCTGTTGATAATGTGTCACTTAAGGTGAATAAGGGTGAGGTTCTAGGGATAGTAGGAGAGAGCGGTTCGGGTAAAACAACGCTTGGTAGGCTACTGATAAGATTACTTGAACCAACTGATGGAGAGATACTTTTTGATATAGAAGATGACGAAGTTAAAGAATATGAGGATGCTATTTTAACAAAGGATTTAGAGAGAGCTAAAAAAATTAGTGAAAAATATTCATTACTAAATAAAAAAGGAAATGAACTGAGAAAAATTAGAATAAAGATGAACATGGTTTTCCAGGACCCATACTCGTCTATTGACCCTAGATATAGGATTCTAGACGTCGTTCTAGAACCAATGCTGTCCACAGGGTTCTTAAAAGGAGAGGAAGCTAAGAGAAGAGTCTATGAGCTTCTGGAGGAGGTTGGCCTACCTCGGAGCTTCGCCATGAGGTATCCGCATGAGCTCTCTGGAGGTCAGAGACAGAGAGTGGCTATAGCCAGAGCTCTAGCTACAAACCCTGGCCTTTTGATATTAGACGAACCTACAAGTGCTCTAGACGTTTCTGTTCAAGCTCAGATACTAAACCTATTAAACGAGTTAAAAAGGAAAAAGAATATTACAATGATACTCATTACACATAATATAGCTGTAGTTAGCTATATGGCTAACAGGGTTGCTGTAATGTATTCAGGGAAAATGATGGAGATCGGAGACAAGGAGAGTGTTCTAAATAACCCGAAACATCCATATACTATGGCCCTTATATCCTCAGTACCTAGACCAGAGCCTGGATCCATGAGAAAGCGAATAACGCTTAGAGGAGATCCACCTAATCTAATAGATCCGCCAAAGGGTTGCGTGTTCCATCCTAGATGTCCCATGGCTTTCGACAAGTGTGGATGGACTATGGAAGAGATTATTGAGGACTTGAATTATCTAATCCAAGGAAAGTACTACGATTTATTTGAAAAGGCTGAGATAATGCAGGATAAGGAAAAACTACTCGTAAAGAACGCTAACATCGCTGAACTGAGAAAAATCATAGAGAGCGAAAGGGAAGTCGTAAGATCATTAACGTCAATAACCAACGTTACCGATAACGGAGAGATCACTATATCCGATTACGAAGAACCTTCCCTGTACAACGAAGGTGAGAATAGAAAAGTCTCATGTCTTCTGTATAAATAG
- a CDS encoding ABC transporter ATP-binding protein produces MSQIKTKEKVLEVENLRLSFYTRRGVYKALRGASLDLYSGEVLGLAGESGSGKSTLGLAIMGLLPRNASLEEGFVILDGLDLLKTLRHDSNQKKFNIKKNEKKIKRLNKELEKVRGSKISMVFQEPLTALNPVLPVGYQIAEAVYFHDPERLIRRALSRNRVDQEKLRVLLTILKTEGEEKFIQKIEEMGLNGLDEQILSIWRRRDVHEARKEKMILALANVKLSKLDEIGISFYLSGGKSVPIISRVGKNALIKEGYRLAVELLTFLGIPHPEKVVKLYPHELSGGMRQRIVIAIALANYPKVVIMDEPTSALDVTIQAQILDLIKDLKSSFNTSFIFISHDLSVLAEVSDRIGIMYAGQIVEIGSAREIFLEPLHPYTKALIEAIPTMDKTSLKTVPGSVPDMRYPPQGCSFSPRCPFVMDECKLRQPDMVKVSETHSVACFLARKGDKQ; encoded by the coding sequence ATGTCCCAAATTAAAACTAAAGAAAAGGTTCTAGAGGTGGAAAACCTTAGGTTAAGCTTTTACACGAGAAGGGGTGTATATAAAGCGCTTAGAGGGGCTAGTTTAGATCTATACTCAGGAGAGGTGCTTGGATTAGCTGGAGAGAGCGGTTCGGGTAAATCAACTCTAGGTTTAGCCATAATGGGATTGCTTCCAAGAAATGCTAGCCTGGAAGAGGGATTCGTGATCCTAGATGGGTTAGATCTTCTAAAAACATTAAGACACGATTCAAATCAGAAAAAATTCAATATTAAAAAGAATGAAAAGAAAATTAAAAGATTAAACAAAGAACTAGAGAAAGTTAGGGGAAGCAAAATATCAATGGTCTTCCAGGAACCTCTCACGGCTCTAAATCCCGTCCTACCTGTTGGGTACCAAATAGCTGAAGCCGTATATTTCCACGATCCAGAGCGCCTAATAAGGAGAGCTCTGAGCAGAAACAGAGTAGACCAGGAAAAACTTAGAGTATTGCTGACTATTCTAAAAACCGAGGGAGAAGAGAAGTTTATCCAGAAAATAGAGGAAATGGGATTAAATGGTCTAGATGAACAAATACTTTCAATTTGGAGGAGAAGAGACGTCCACGAAGCTAGGAAAGAGAAAATGATACTGGCTTTAGCTAACGTGAAATTATCTAAACTAGATGAAATAGGGATATCGTTTTATCTATCTGGGGGCAAAAGCGTTCCTATAATTTCAAGAGTAGGCAAGAATGCGCTAATTAAGGAAGGATATCGCCTAGCCGTTGAACTTCTAACCTTCTTAGGCATACCACATCCGGAAAAGGTGGTTAAATTATATCCTCATGAACTTTCCGGAGGGATGAGGCAGAGGATAGTTATAGCTATCGCGTTGGCTAACTATCCCAAGGTGGTAATTATGGACGAACCTACAAGCGCACTCGATGTAACGATTCAGGCACAAATCCTAGACCTAATTAAAGATTTAAAATCTAGCTTTAACACTTCTTTCATATTTATATCGCATGATTTGTCAGTTTTGGCAGAAGTTTCAGATAGAATAGGAATAATGTACGCTGGTCAAATAGTAGAAATAGGATCGGCTAGGGAAATATTCTTAGAACCGCTACACCCTTACACGAAAGCGTTGATTGAAGCTATCCCTACCATGGATAAGACCTCCCTTAAGACTGTCCCAGGATCTGTTCCAGATATGCGATATCCGCCTCAAGGCTGCTCATTTTCACCTAGATGTCCATTCGTTATGGACGAGTGTAAACTAAGACAGCCAGATATGGTAAAGGTTAGCGAAACTCACTCCGTTGCCTGCTTTCTAGCCAGAAAAGGTGATAAACAATGA
- a CDS encoding ABC transporter permease, whose amino-acid sequence MQNIEEEEKRFYNLKLSLKVFLANRTAIAGLLIFLAYVVDALIMQFDPMIVGVRNPNVLVYNFINPVPMPPSPTYPLGTTYPGVNLLQAIMEAIRIDLGFSLLIVVSGALIGAVIGVLAAYVGGYLDEVLMRITDIFFSVPFLVLALAVGFVLGRSLNSMVIALVIVWWPIYARYARSLTLSLRESAFVEAAKASGASNSRIMFKHILPNTLPPILVQISLDLGSVVGIFATLAFIGFIPNANIPELGYLTSLGLNYIQSAPWTVIFPGLAITLFALSVNLMGDGLRDVIDPRRRS is encoded by the coding sequence TTGCAAAACATAGAAGAAGAGGAGAAGAGGTTTTACAACTTAAAGCTATCGCTTAAGGTATTTTTAGCAAATAGAACTGCAATTGCTGGGCTGCTAATTTTCCTGGCCTATGTCGTAGACGCCTTAATAATGCAGTTTGATCCAATGATAGTGGGAGTTAGAAATCCGAACGTCTTGGTTTATAATTTCATAAATCCTGTGCCTATGCCGCCTTCGCCTACTTATCCCCTTGGAACAACGTATCCAGGAGTTAACCTATTGCAAGCAATAATGGAGGCAATAAGGATTGACTTAGGGTTTTCATTGCTTATAGTAGTAAGTGGTGCGTTAATAGGTGCGGTTATAGGTGTGTTGGCCGCGTATGTAGGAGGCTATTTAGACGAAGTTCTTATGAGAATAACTGATATATTCTTCAGCGTCCCGTTTCTAGTTCTAGCGTTAGCAGTTGGTTTTGTACTTGGTAGAAGCCTAAACAGTATGGTAATAGCACTTGTAATTGTATGGTGGCCCATATACGCTAGGTATGCTAGAAGCTTAACCTTAAGTTTAAGGGAGAGCGCTTTTGTGGAAGCAGCCAAAGCGTCTGGCGCTAGTAACTCTAGAATAATGTTTAAACATATTTTACCAAATACATTGCCACCCATTCTTGTTCAGATATCCCTCGATCTGGGATCTGTTGTAGGTATATTTGCAACTCTAGCATTCATTGGCTTCATTCCTAATGCAAATATACCAGAGCTAGGATACCTAACTAGTTTAGGTTTGAACTATATTCAATCGGCTCCCTGGACTGTTATATTTCCTGGATTGGCGATAACCTTATTCGCGCTTTCAGTGAATCTAATGGGAGATGGACTTAGGGACGTTATTGACCCTAGGAGGAGAAGCTAA
- a CDS encoding ABC transporter permease, which produces MFILRRLIILIPTLIGLTLLVFVLIHLQGNNLILSEYLNPRLTGQARELEIQRLIQEFHLNQPVYIQYFYWLGQVLSGNFGYTNTPIFSGPVSVAIELFLPNTIVLSLFAALLIWLIGIPLGVFSAVNRDSVADQGIRVFSFTLYSMPIYLIAIALILLLGVYTGVLPFSGEVNPTLVSGLPWYVNGISYPTHILLIDAIIHGDFTVALNAFLHLIMPAVTLALAVMAGIIRILRASMLETLEQDYIKLARAKGVPEKIVNNLHARKSAMLPVVTSFGYTVAGLLGGVVVVETVFDFPGIGYWTTQALLNDDVGGVMASTLIFGIILVLTTLILDIVYAVIDPRVRY; this is translated from the coding sequence ATGTTTATCTTAAGGAGATTAATCATCCTAATACCAACTCTAATAGGATTAACTCTACTTGTTTTCGTTCTAATTCACTTACAAGGTAATAATTTAATTTTATCGGAATATCTTAATCCTAGGCTCACTGGGCAGGCTAGGGAGTTAGAAATTCAGAGGTTGATTCAAGAATTTCACCTAAATCAGCCAGTGTACATCCAATATTTCTATTGGCTTGGACAGGTTCTCAGTGGTAACTTTGGTTATACTAATACTCCAATATTCAGCGGACCTGTTTCCGTGGCCATTGAACTCTTCTTGCCTAATACAATTGTTTTATCATTATTCGCAGCATTATTAATATGGCTTATCGGGATCCCCTTAGGAGTGTTCTCGGCTGTAAATAGAGACTCGGTCGCAGATCAAGGGATAAGGGTATTTTCATTTACGCTTTATTCTATGCCTATATACTTGATTGCCATCGCGCTAATATTACTCCTTGGTGTGTATACAGGAGTTCTTCCGTTTAGTGGAGAAGTAAACCCCACCTTAGTCAGTGGCCTTCCTTGGTATGTGAATGGAATATCTTATCCTACTCATATTTTGCTAATAGATGCTATAATTCATGGTGATTTCACGGTTGCATTAAATGCGTTCCTCCACTTAATCATGCCAGCTGTGACCCTCGCTCTAGCAGTTATGGCTGGTATTATAAGAATATTGAGAGCCAGTATGCTTGAGACCTTAGAACAAGATTACATAAAGCTTGCAAGAGCTAAAGGAGTTCCAGAAAAAATTGTAAATAATTTGCACGCTAGAAAAAGCGCCATGCTTCCAGTAGTAACATCTTTTGGATACACGGTCGCAGGACTTTTAGGCGGAGTTGTAGTTGTTGAGACAGTATTTGACTTCCCTGGAATAGGATACTGGACAACTCAGGCTCTTCTTAATGACGATGTAGGAGGAGTCATGGCGTCAACTCTGATATTCGGGATAATACTTGTCTTAACAACGTTGATATTGGACATAGTTTATGCCGTGATAGATCCACGAGTCAGATATTGA